One window of the Rhodococcus sovatensis genome contains the following:
- a CDS encoding adenosylmethionine--8-amino-7-oxononanoate transaminase produces the protein MDTTEISSIDARHVWHPYGGFPSTTRPLVVAGADGVRLTLADGRELIDGMSSWWAAVHGYRHPVLDAAARDQLGRMSHVMFGGLTHEPAARLAELLVRITPEGLDKVFFADSGSVSVEVAVKMCIQYWRARGRESKRRLLTWRGGYHGDTFAPMSICDPDGGMHSLWSDVLNRQIFAPAPPHDYEPDYVRLFEELLERHRDEVAAIVVEPIVQGAGGMRFHDSRYLTELRRMADEHDVLLVFDEIATGFGRTGELFAADHAGVAPDVMCVGKALTGGYMTLAAALCTSPVAETISAGAAGGLMHGPTFMANPLACAVAVAAVELLLERDWRAEVAGIEQGLRDGLAGVETLDGVADVRVLGGIGVVEMDEPVDMQRATDAAVAEGVWLRPFGRLVYAMPPYICSADEIARICAALGAVAQT, from the coding sequence ATCGACACGACAGAGATCTCCTCAATCGACGCTCGGCACGTCTGGCACCCGTACGGTGGGTTCCCGTCCACGACCAGGCCGCTCGTGGTTGCCGGCGCCGACGGTGTCCGGCTGACGCTCGCCGACGGCCGTGAACTCATAGACGGGATGAGTTCGTGGTGGGCAGCGGTGCACGGCTACCGCCATCCAGTGCTCGACGCCGCCGCCCGCGATCAGCTGGGCAGAATGAGCCACGTCATGTTCGGCGGACTGACTCACGAACCTGCGGCACGGCTCGCGGAACTATTGGTGCGTATCACGCCGGAGGGTCTGGACAAGGTTTTCTTCGCCGATTCCGGTTCGGTGTCGGTCGAGGTCGCCGTGAAGATGTGCATCCAGTATTGGCGTGCGCGCGGGCGGGAGAGCAAGCGCAGGCTGTTGACGTGGCGCGGCGGGTATCACGGTGACACGTTCGCGCCGATGAGCATCTGCGATCCCGATGGCGGAATGCACTCGCTGTGGTCGGACGTGCTCAATCGGCAGATCTTCGCGCCCGCACCGCCGCATGATTACGAGCCCGACTACGTGCGTCTCTTCGAGGAGCTACTCGAGCGGCACCGGGACGAGGTTGCCGCCATCGTGGTCGAACCGATCGTGCAGGGCGCGGGCGGAATGCGGTTCCATGATTCGAGGTACCTGACCGAGCTCCGTCGAATGGCCGACGAGCACGACGTTCTTCTGGTGTTCGACGAGATCGCCACTGGATTCGGACGTACCGGCGAGCTGTTCGCGGCGGACCACGCGGGTGTGGCACCCGATGTGATGTGCGTCGGTAAGGCGTTGACCGGCGGTTACATGACGCTTGCCGCTGCGCTGTGCACCTCGCCCGTTGCCGAGACGATCAGTGCGGGTGCGGCAGGCGGTTTGATGCACGGCCCGACGTTCATGGCAAACCCGCTGGCATGCGCGGTCGCAGTCGCAGCCGTCGAACTTCTTCTCGAACGGGACTGGCGAGCCGAGGTGGCGGGCATCGAACAGGGCCTGCGCGACGGCTTGGCTGGAGTCGAGACACTCGACGGCGTCGCCGACGTGCGTGTGCTCGGCGGCATCGGCGTCGTGGAGATGGACGAGCCCGTGGATATGCAACGAGCGACCGACGCTGCGGTAGCGGAGGGCGTGTGGCTGCGACCATTCGGACGTCTCGTCTATGCGATGCCGCCGTACATCTGCAGTGCAGACGAGATCGCGCGCATCTGTGCGGCGCTGGGGGCTGTCGCGCAAACTTGA
- a CDS encoding inositol 2-dehydrogenase — MEAQHEPARYSWPDGFREHLIAEFDGYSPLVTRALEDNGASIFRDGPYGRSKFWARVRHIGREYLWPS; from the coding sequence ATGGAGGCACAACACGAACCAGCGCGGTACTCCTGGCCGGATGGCTTCCGGGAGCACCTGATCGCAGAATTCGACGGGTACAGCCCGCTCGTCACGCGCGCCCTGGAAGACAACGGTGCGTCGATATTCCGTGATGGACCGTACGGCCGAAGCAAGTTCTGGGCCCGCGTGCGGCACATCGGCCGAGAGTATCTGTGGCCTTCGTGA